AGCTCAAGCGGCGACAAGTTTTGCGCGCTACTTTAAAAATTGGCTACCGGCATTTCTGGGTGCGGAGTCAGTAGCGATTTTTATCGTGACGATGATTTTATCTTATATTACACTCGTATTCGGTGAGTTGTTTCCAAAACAAATTGCACTCCAAATGCCTGAAAAAATTACCCTTTGGACAGCAGGAACCATCCAAACGATACAAGTGGTATTTAAACCGTTCGTATCCTTATTATCTGCTTCAACTGGCTTGTTACGTAAAGTGACGCCAATTGATTTTTCGGAGCGAGAAGAGAAATTTACGCGTGAAGAGATGAAAGCCATCTTGGCAGAAAGTAGTTTAGAAGGAACGATTGATGAAGCTGAGTTAACCATGTTAGAGGGTGTTTTATCACTTGATTCGAAATTGGCTCGTGAGGTAATGGTGCCGCGAACCGATACGGAAATGGTTGATATTGAAGATGATTATCAAGACATTTTAGACGAGCTATTAAATAGCCCTTTTTCACGTATTCCTTTGTATGAAGCGGAAAAAGATAATGTCATTGGTGTTATCCACATGAAAAATGTGATTAAGGCAGCGAGTGAACATGGATTCGATAATATTGATTTTAGAGCAATTGCCACGGAACCATTGTTTGTGCCATCAACAATTTATATTGATGATTTATTGGTTGAGTTTAAACGCGAGCAAACCCATTTAGCTATTTTACGTGATGAATATGGTGGAGTTGAAGGGATAGTTACCTTAGAAGACTTACTTGAGGAAATCGTCGGTGATATTGAAGATGAGTCAGACATCGCAAGTTCAGGTGACATTCGTAAAATTGATGAAGAAAATTACTATATTAATGGTGGTTTGTCAGTTGAAAAATTCAATAATTACTTTGAAGAATCTTTAAGTGATGAAGAAGTCGATACGATTGCGGGTGCGATTATTTATGAAATTGGTTATGTGCCAGACGATAATGAGCGAGTCACCGTTCGTGCCAATGATTATGTGATGACAACAAGTCACGTCGAAAACGGCCGTATTCGTGGCGTCCACGTCCAAGTCGATAAGGACCACACCATTGAAACTGCCTTTAATTTATACGATGAGGATACCAAAGCCTATGTCCCAATGAAAGAAGTCCTAGAAGAACTAGCAGAGTGATAAAAAGTGCGACAATGAGCGATTTGATAGGATGCACTGGACTTTGAGATTTTGCATCGAAATCACGTCTGAAGTGGAGTCGTTTTAGATTTATAGAGCGACAATATAAAAAGCGAATGACACTAAAATAAGAGAGTTGAACTGTTGACTCTCTTATTTTTTGTGTTTTGACATTTTGTAGGTCCTCATAGGTTATCGGCGCAGCAGAAAAAGGAGTGCTCAAAAAATTGCTGATGGCAGTCCATCCATAAAGCAATCAAACGCGAATACGTTTATGTTTAGGAATTGCGTAATGAGCTGTTGATAGTCTAATAATTTCTCAAAAATCATGCTAAAGTCGCATTGTCTCTCGTCAACGATAGCCGTAAGATAAAAATAAGTAGTGTAAAACAACACCAAGCAATTTGAACGCAAATACTGCAAATATTCGGTTAAACTGCGTATCTTCGTTACCCATGCTAGCCAAACGCGGGAATAATCGCTATAATATGAATATTATAACGTAAGAATGTTTTAGTACTTCAGTCAGTGGTGTCACTGAAGTTTGGTAAAGTATCAAAAATGAAAGATTAATGTTAAGAGAGGAAATGAATGTGAATAATCGATATGAGTGGAATACACTACTGAAACTCGGTGCCGTTACATTTGGGTCAATTGTGGCTTTAGTGAGCGTGTATCTATCATTTGTAGTGAAATTTTCGGGTGTGATTCCCGATAAAAACATTGTTGCATTGCATCAAAGTTGGTTATGGATTATTTTAGGTTTTATAGTGATAAATTTATTGTTTGGAACCTATATTTTTTACAATAAATCCAAGACAGATTTATTATACTTTACATTACTGAGTCAAATTGTATTATCAGTATATATCATGGCATTAACTCATGCTGCGAATTGGGATATGTTTGCCCGCTCGGTAGTGTTGTGGAATGTGCTGATAGGGACAATATTAATGTTCTGCTATAATATGAGTGTTTATTGGCTATATCATCGTTTGAGGGGTCAAAAGAAAATACTGGTCGTCGGACAGCCGGAGCGTGTGCTGGAAGCGGTACGTAATTTTGACTGTATGGGCAATAAACGTCATAGAGTTACTCATGTGATTTTGAGTAATTACTATCGTAATGTGCAAAAATGGGCGGAAGCAGTCGATATTGTTTATTTAACTGGGTATATTGAAGAAAATGAACGCCTGAAAATCTATGAGTTCTTAATGAAGAAAAATACGAAGCTGTTTATCAGTACTGAGTTTGAAAACTTAATGATGGTTAACCCCAATATTATGAGCTTTGAAGATGAAAGTATTATCGAAGTGTCACCCTTTAAGATTTCAGCTGAGGATGCATTAATTAAGCGTCTTGTCGATATTATTGTAGCGTTGGTGTTAATTATCATTACGGCGCCGATTATGCTTGTGACGATGATTGCTATAAAATTAGATTCACCCGGACCGGTCTTTTACAAGCAAGAACGGGTAACGTTAGGGCATCGCCCATTTAATATATTAAAATTCCGATCAATGGGAGCGACAGCGGAAAAAG
The genomic region above belongs to Aerococcaceae bacterium zg-1292 and contains:
- a CDS encoding HlyC/CorC family transporter → MDPSGNSLFNQLLIIIVLTAVNAFFAASEMAFVSVNRKRIASLAEEGNKKAVKVLRLLDNSEDFLATIQVAITLAGFLSSAQAATSFARYFKNWLPAFLGAESVAIFIVTMILSYITLVFGELFPKQIALQMPEKITLWTAGTIQTIQVVFKPFVSLLSASTGLLRKVTPIDFSEREEKFTREEMKAILAESSLEGTIDEAELTMLEGVLSLDSKLAREVMVPRTDTEMVDIEDDYQDILDELLNSPFSRIPLYEAEKDNVIGVIHMKNVIKAASEHGFDNIDFRAIATEPLFVPSTIYIDDLLVEFKREQTHLAILRDEYGGVEGIVTLEDLLEEIVGDIEDESDIASSGDIRKIDEENYYINGGLSVEKFNNYFEESLSDEEVDTIAGAIIYEIGYVPDDNERVTVRANDYVMTTSHVENGRIRGVHVQVDKDHTIETAFNLYDEDTKAYVPMKEVLEELAE
- a CDS encoding sugar transferase → MNNRYEWNTLLKLGAVTFGSIVALVSVYLSFVVKFSGVIPDKNIVALHQSWLWIILGFIVINLLFGTYIFYNKSKTDLLYFTLLSQIVLSVYIMALTHAANWDMFARSVVLWNVLIGTILMFCYNMSVYWLYHRLRGQKKILVVGQPERVLEAVRNFDCMGNKRHRVTHVILSNYYRNVQKWAEAVDIVYLTGYIEENERLKIYEFLMKKNTKLFISTEFENLMMVNPNIMSFEDESIIEVSPFKISAEDALIKRLVDIIVALVLIIITAPIMLVTMIAIKLDSPGPVFYKQERVTLGHRPFNILKFRSMGATAEKDTGPVLAAAVDNRVTRVGKVIRSLRIDELPQLFNVLVGDMSLVGPRPERPFFVSQFQEQNPYYALRHHVRAGITGYAQVYGKYSTDFNNKLNFDLLYIKNYSLAFDFKLLFQTVKILFDKVSSRGLDETTIKTAKWQDYRDKMIIIE